Proteins encoded by one window of Chondromyces crocatus:
- a CDS encoding efflux RND transporter periplasmic adaptor subunit: protein MRVDRRWRALALGTLALLTGCEKQHAPPPPPPVKAIPQPSETALSTLTLTPEAEGRLGIETTAVEQRDLPEPLSVAGEVIVPTDGAVVLAAPFSATVSALPGGPPRPGARIRRGDPLVRLAPFAPLDRDVLAQAERAVSVAAANLDALDARVQRLEKLLTEGGASTRQIEEARAERAALKAELTAGEKRLASIRRAPLEADVSIPLRAPRDGLIRSVTVAPGQLVAAGAPLFEILGAPTLWVRAAVYAGAAARLAQDTPALVSSLRARADADPSILAQPVQAPPSADPLSATVDLFYELPEGSSRRPGERVTVTLETTRSTEVRVVPWSSVVFDAVGGAWVYLQTAPHAYERSRIDLLRVENDHALFTRGPAKDARVVHVGAAELFGVEFGVGK from the coding sequence ATGGCGAGCGCTCGCGCTCGGGACGCTGGCGCTCCTCACCGGCTGCGAGAAGCAGCATGCGCCGCCGCCTCCACCCCCGGTGAAAGCCATCCCTCAGCCGAGCGAGACAGCGCTCTCGACCCTCACCCTCACGCCCGAAGCCGAGGGGCGCCTCGGCATCGAGACCACCGCCGTCGAGCAGCGCGATCTGCCCGAGCCCCTCTCCGTCGCTGGCGAGGTCATCGTCCCCACGGATGGTGCCGTGGTGCTCGCTGCCCCCTTCTCGGCAACCGTCTCTGCGCTCCCCGGCGGCCCGCCCCGCCCCGGCGCGCGCATCCGGCGGGGTGACCCGTTGGTCCGCCTCGCGCCCTTCGCGCCGCTCGATCGGGACGTCCTCGCCCAGGCCGAGCGCGCCGTGTCCGTCGCCGCGGCCAACCTCGACGCCCTCGACGCCCGCGTCCAGCGGCTGGAAAAACTGCTCACCGAGGGAGGCGCCAGCACACGGCAGATCGAGGAAGCCCGCGCCGAGCGCGCCGCCCTGAAGGCCGAACTCACCGCGGGAGAGAAGCGCCTCGCCTCCATCCGCCGGGCCCCCCTCGAAGCCGACGTCTCCATCCCGCTGCGCGCACCGAGGGATGGCCTGATCCGCAGCGTCACCGTCGCCCCGGGCCAGCTCGTCGCCGCAGGCGCCCCGCTGTTCGAGATCCTCGGCGCCCCTACCCTCTGGGTCCGTGCCGCCGTCTACGCAGGTGCGGCAGCCCGCCTCGCGCAGGACACCCCCGCCCTCGTCAGCTCCCTCCGCGCGCGCGCCGACGCCGATCCCTCGATCCTCGCCCAGCCCGTCCAGGCTCCGCCCTCGGCCGACCCGCTCAGCGCCACCGTGGACCTCTTCTACGAACTCCCGGAAGGCTCCTCGCGTCGCCCTGGCGAGCGCGTGACCGTCACCCTCGAGACGACCCGCTCCACCGAGGTTCGCGTCGTCCCCTGGTCCTCCGTGGTCTTCGACGCCGTCGGAGGCGCCTGGGTTTACCTCCAGACCGCGCCCCACGCCTACGAGCGCTCCCGCATCGATCTCCTGCGCGTCGAGAACGACCACGCCCTCTTCACCCGCGGCCCGGCGAAGGACGCACGCGTCGTCCACGTCGGTGCCGCCGAGCTGTTCGGCGTCGAGTTCGGAGTCGGCAAATGA
- a CDS encoding efflux RND transporter permease subunit, producing MMRALVAACLHQRAIVLCLALVLVVLGVQRVRNIPVDVFPEFAPPRVEVQTEAPGLSSQEVEALVTDPIERALQGVPFVEALRSKSVAGLSSVVLLFAQDADVLQVRQLVQERLARTAPQLPAVALAPVMMAPVSSTSRIMKIGLTSPTKDQVDLTDLARWVVRPRLLSIPGVANVAIWGERPRQLQVVVDPATLRTAGVRLDDVLQVARATVVPASGGFIDTPQQRLGVAVHPAAVTPEQLGAAAIPRQRLSTIPLDEIAEVREGFPPPIGDAVVNDQPGLLLIVEKQPWGNTLEVTRNVEAALEALRPGLPDVEIDPAIFRPASFVERALGNLGEALLLGCILVILVLGAFLYDLRTAFISVVAIPASLLAAAVIMNALLGTIDTMTLAGLAVALGEVVDDAIIDVENVLRRLALEKKSPNPRPALVVVLEASLEVRSAVVHATAIVILVFLPVFFLDGLAGAFFRPLAGAYVLAILASLVVALTVTPALCLLLLPQAIGKHRTSPVALALQTALMPVITRVVRHPRAALGATFVALLGAGTAVPLLGESFLPDFRENDFLMHWVAKPGTSLDELRRTSIRASKELRSIDGIRHFGAHLGRAEAADEVVGANFAELWISVDPAVDLDTTTAAVQRVVDGYPGLQRDVQTYLHERMKEVLSGGSGSIVVRIQGQELDLLREEAAAVAQVLKAVEGTTNVKIEPQVLVPQIDVHLRPDALARAGLSALDVQTLLRTVLQGTRVGEVTVSGMLREVVVVGEPRLRTDVAALQALVLVAPSGAETRLGDVAEITLGNAPNVVQHEGGRRRIDVSCDAAGHDLGDVARKVQTAVEGVTMAPGHHAEILGEYEARNAAQSRLALLSGVALLGILLVLHLEFQTLRLTLMVFSTLPLALVGGVVAVLTTGGVISLGSLVGFVTVLGIAARNGVMLVSHFLHLEREEGMPFGVPLILRGVRERLTPIAMTALATGLALVPLVAGGAQPGQELEHPMAVVILGGLVSSTLLNLFAVPCAYLLLARSPPPRTPG from the coding sequence ATGATGCGTGCCCTCGTCGCGGCGTGCCTCCACCAGCGCGCCATCGTCCTCTGCCTCGCCCTCGTGCTCGTCGTCCTCGGCGTCCAGCGCGTGCGCAACATCCCCGTCGACGTCTTCCCCGAGTTCGCGCCACCTCGCGTCGAGGTGCAGACCGAGGCGCCAGGCCTCTCCAGCCAGGAGGTCGAGGCCCTCGTCACCGACCCCATCGAGCGCGCCCTCCAGGGCGTCCCCTTCGTCGAGGCCCTCCGCTCCAAGTCCGTCGCTGGCCTCTCGTCCGTCGTCCTCCTGTTCGCGCAGGACGCCGACGTGCTCCAGGTGCGCCAGCTCGTCCAGGAGCGGCTCGCCAGGACGGCGCCGCAGCTCCCCGCCGTGGCGCTCGCCCCCGTCATGATGGCCCCGGTCTCCTCGACCAGCCGCATCATGAAGATCGGCCTCACCTCGCCGACCAAGGACCAGGTGGACCTTACGGACCTCGCCCGCTGGGTGGTCCGTCCCCGCCTCCTCTCCATCCCGGGCGTCGCCAACGTCGCCATCTGGGGCGAGCGCCCCCGCCAGCTCCAGGTCGTCGTCGACCCCGCCACCTTGCGCACCGCCGGCGTGCGCCTCGATGACGTCCTCCAGGTCGCGCGCGCCACCGTCGTCCCGGCGAGCGGCGGCTTCATCGACACCCCTCAGCAGCGCCTCGGCGTCGCCGTCCATCCCGCCGCCGTGACCCCCGAGCAGCTCGGCGCCGCCGCCATCCCGCGCCAGCGCCTCTCCACCATCCCGCTCGACGAGATCGCCGAGGTCCGCGAGGGCTTCCCGCCGCCCATCGGCGACGCCGTGGTGAACGACCAGCCGGGCCTCCTGCTCATCGTGGAGAAGCAGCCCTGGGGCAACACCCTCGAGGTCACCCGCAACGTCGAAGCCGCCCTCGAAGCCCTCCGCCCCGGCCTGCCGGACGTGGAGATCGACCCCGCCATCTTCCGACCAGCGAGCTTCGTCGAGCGCGCCCTCGGCAACCTCGGCGAGGCCCTGCTCCTCGGCTGCATCCTGGTCATCCTCGTCCTCGGCGCCTTCCTCTACGACCTCCGCACCGCCTTCATCAGCGTCGTCGCCATCCCCGCCTCCCTGCTCGCCGCGGCGGTGATCATGAACGCCCTGCTGGGCACCATCGACACCATGACCCTCGCCGGCCTCGCCGTCGCGCTCGGCGAGGTCGTCGACGACGCCATCATCGACGTGGAGAACGTCCTCCGGCGCCTGGCCCTCGAGAAGAAATCCCCCAACCCCAGACCTGCCCTCGTCGTCGTCCTCGAAGCCTCCCTCGAAGTCCGCAGCGCCGTCGTCCACGCCACCGCCATCGTCATCCTCGTCTTCCTCCCCGTCTTCTTCCTCGACGGCCTCGCCGGCGCCTTCTTCCGCCCCCTGGCAGGCGCCTACGTCCTCGCGATCCTCGCCTCCCTCGTCGTCGCCCTCACCGTCACCCCTGCCCTCTGCTTGCTCCTGCTTCCCCAGGCGATCGGCAAGCACCGCACCTCCCCGGTGGCCCTCGCCCTCCAGACCGCCTTGATGCCCGTCATCACCCGCGTCGTGCGACACCCCCGCGCCGCGCTCGGAGCGACCTTCGTCGCCCTCCTCGGCGCGGGCACCGCCGTCCCCTTGCTCGGCGAGTCCTTCTTGCCCGATTTCCGCGAGAACGACTTCCTGATGCACTGGGTCGCCAAGCCCGGCACCTCCCTCGACGAGCTGCGCCGCACCTCCATCCGCGCCAGCAAGGAGCTTCGCTCCATCGACGGCATACGCCACTTCGGCGCCCACCTCGGCCGCGCCGAGGCCGCCGACGAGGTCGTCGGCGCCAACTTCGCGGAGCTGTGGATCAGCGTCGACCCCGCCGTCGACCTCGACACCACCACCGCCGCCGTCCAGCGCGTCGTCGACGGCTACCCTGGCCTCCAGCGCGACGTGCAGACCTACCTCCACGAGCGCATGAAGGAGGTCCTGAGCGGCGGCAGCGGCTCCATCGTCGTCCGCATCCAGGGCCAGGAGCTCGACCTCCTCCGCGAAGAGGCCGCCGCCGTCGCCCAGGTGCTGAAGGCCGTCGAGGGCACCACCAACGTCAAGATCGAGCCCCAGGTGCTCGTCCCCCAGATCGACGTCCACCTCCGCCCCGACGCCCTGGCGCGCGCCGGCCTGAGCGCGCTCGACGTGCAGACCCTGCTGCGCACCGTCCTCCAGGGCACCCGCGTCGGCGAGGTGACCGTCTCCGGCATGCTCCGCGAGGTCGTCGTCGTCGGCGAGCCCCGCTTGCGCACCGACGTCGCCGCCCTCCAGGCCCTGGTCCTCGTCGCCCCGTCAGGCGCCGAGACGCGGCTCGGCGACGTCGCCGAGATCACCCTCGGCAACGCCCCCAACGTCGTGCAGCACGAAGGAGGCCGACGCCGCATCGACGTCTCTTGCGACGCTGCCGGCCACGACCTCGGCGACGTCGCCCGGAAGGTACAGACCGCCGTCGAAGGCGTCACCATGGCCCCTGGCCACCACGCCGAGATCCTCGGCGAGTACGAGGCCCGCAACGCTGCCCAGAGCCGCCTCGCCCTCCTCTCGGGCGTGGCCTTGCTCGGCATCCTCCTCGTGCTGCACCTCGAGTTCCAGACCCTCCGCCTCACCCTGATGGTCTTCTCCACACTCCCGCTCGCCCTCGTCGGCGGCGTCGTCGCGGTGCTGACGACCGGCGGCGTCATCTCCCTCGGCTCTCTGGTCGGGTTCGTCACCGTCCTCGGGATCGCCGCCCGCAACGGCGTCATGCTGGTCAGCCATTTCCTCCATCTCGAGCGCGAAGAGGGCATGCCCTTCGGCGTCCCCCTGATCCTCCGCGGCGTCCGCGAGCGCCTCACCCCCATCGCCATGACCGCGCTCGCCACCGGCCTCGCCCTCGTCCCCCTCGTCGCCGGCGGCGCTCAGCCAGGCCAGGAGCTGGAGCACCCCATGGCCGTGGTCATCCTCGGAGGCCTGGTCAGCTCCACCCTCCTGAACCTCTTCGCCGTCCCCTGCGCCTACCTGCTCCTCGCGCGGTCCCCTCCCCCGCGAACGCCAGGCTGA
- a CDS encoding ferritin-like domain-containing protein, which yields MSSVLSVDFSSLDLGELPPVLVEQARLVWADRVRTEYQSIQIVGRFLIEALAAGEPLSVTRQVAETIDEEISHAELCGRMCAALGGRVPEPREVAAPLDDLHEVPVEERVMASAISLFLIAETFSVGYLRDLEERASHPVTKVVLQAIVGDEAEHEAFGPELLERKLRGLPEGKRAAWRAFAGRLVRAHLERAEKVLSRVPESERVLSRWPESERATLGLLGEVRLALLCQQTYRERLSPTLVRLGLEG from the coding sequence ATGTCCTCTGTCCTCTCCGTGGATTTCTCGTCGCTCGATCTCGGCGAATTGCCGCCCGTGCTGGTCGAGCAGGCGCGGCTCGTGTGGGCCGATCGCGTGCGCACCGAGTACCAGTCGATCCAGATCGTGGGGCGGTTTCTGATCGAGGCGCTCGCGGCGGGCGAGCCGCTTTCGGTCACCCGTCAGGTCGCGGAGACCATCGACGAGGAGATCTCGCACGCGGAGCTGTGCGGGCGGATGTGCGCGGCGCTCGGGGGGCGGGTGCCGGAGCCCAGGGAGGTGGCGGCCCCGCTCGATGATCTGCACGAGGTGCCCGTGGAGGAGCGGGTGATGGCGAGCGCGATCTCGCTGTTCCTGATCGCCGAGACGTTCTCGGTCGGCTACCTGCGGGACCTGGAAGAGCGCGCGTCGCATCCGGTGACGAAGGTGGTGCTGCAGGCGATCGTCGGCGACGAGGCGGAGCACGAGGCGTTCGGGCCAGAGCTTCTGGAGCGGAAGCTGCGAGGGCTTCCAGAAGGGAAGCGGGCCGCGTGGCGGGCGTTCGCGGGGAGGCTGGTGCGGGCGCACCTGGAGCGGGCGGAGAAGGTGCTTTCGCGGGTGCCGGAGTCGGAGCGCGTGCTCTCGCGCTGGCCAGAGTCGGAGCGGGCGACGCTGGGGCTTCTGGGTGAGGTGCGGCTCGCGCTGCTCTGCCAGCAGACGTACCGAGAGCGGCTGTCACCGACGCTCGTGCGGCTGGGGCTCGAGGGCTGA
- a CDS encoding type VI secretion system Vgr family protein, whose product MKDVFTISSSVLPLSTRVMGFRGTEALSTPYQLDILLMTTHDAGSELDLADAIGAKATLTLDHEDGRPPFTFCGVFSAMELVQEVGGRAVFRATLVPQLWQLGLTYHSRIFTKLSIPDIIRAIFDDNGLSGSDYELRLIGQYPPEEHVCQYRESDLDFVSRWMEREGMYYFFEHGEDGEKLVITDHKSFHAPLAQKPIRFHPQSGADVTAGESFRAFTCRHTSLPASVRLRDYDYGKPALEVAGTAAVSPTGFGDVSVYGMRFFTPADGKRLATLRAEELLARQTIAQGMGAAWYLRSGYTFELEDHPRPSLNRHYLATSLEHFGNQTHGSPELKELLGHDVEDVYRVAVAAVATDVQFRAERRTVWPRIDGFENAIVDGPTNSEYAQIDEHGRYALKLQFDESANDRGKATTWVRMLQPHGGSVEGWHFPLRNGTEVVCIFLGGDPDRPVIAGVAPNATTPSPVTSGNNTQNVIQTGGSNRIQMEDRAGSQQIITTTPTQNTQLSMGAPHKGHNVALMTDGSSFHHSGQHLNVEVGDYKTEVVQGAVTEVYNDTVTEVFQGPYGTTVTLDVTETYLANKTESVPSGHVEEFYQSQTTTVTNLRKSEYGTQDTHVKGTVDEVYDGTHTTTVTAGGRTETVTGLYSVTANDGMEVTVSGGLTNHTLNDGLEVNVTGNAVQTADDTWTVRGSNATRIEGTKAVVITGSDTVTIGEKAITVNGSEVISLNSAKIEILGGDITISGGAVTITGSAATKVEGAPVDITAQGNVTVTGGLVKLNC is encoded by the coding sequence ATGAAGGACGTTTTCACGATCAGCTCGAGCGTGCTGCCGCTCAGCACCCGCGTCATGGGCTTCCGTGGCACCGAGGCGCTGTCGACCCCGTACCAGCTCGACATCCTGCTCATGACCACGCACGACGCGGGCAGCGAGCTGGACCTCGCGGACGCGATCGGCGCGAAGGCGACGCTCACCCTCGATCACGAGGACGGACGGCCCCCGTTCACCTTCTGCGGCGTCTTCTCGGCGATGGAACTCGTGCAAGAGGTCGGCGGGCGCGCCGTCTTCCGCGCGACGCTCGTCCCCCAGCTCTGGCAGCTCGGCCTCACCTACCACAGCCGCATCTTCACCAAGCTGAGCATCCCCGACATCATCCGCGCCATCTTCGATGACAACGGCCTCAGCGGGAGCGACTACGAGCTGCGCCTGATCGGCCAGTATCCCCCCGAGGAGCACGTCTGCCAGTACCGCGAGAGCGACCTCGATTTCGTCTCCCGGTGGATGGAGCGCGAGGGGATGTACTACTTCTTCGAACACGGCGAGGACGGCGAGAAGCTCGTCATCACCGACCACAAATCCTTCCACGCCCCGCTCGCGCAGAAGCCCATCCGCTTCCATCCCCAGAGCGGCGCCGACGTCACCGCGGGCGAGTCGTTCCGCGCCTTCACCTGCCGGCACACCTCGCTCCCCGCCAGCGTGCGCCTCCGGGACTACGACTACGGCAAGCCGGCGCTCGAGGTCGCGGGCACCGCCGCCGTCTCACCGACGGGCTTCGGCGACGTCAGCGTCTACGGCATGCGCTTCTTCACCCCCGCCGACGGCAAGCGCCTGGCGACCTTGCGCGCCGAGGAGCTGCTCGCCCGGCAGACCATCGCCCAGGGCATGGGCGCCGCCTGGTATCTCCGCTCGGGCTACACCTTCGAGCTCGAAGACCACCCCCGCCCCAGCCTGAACCGGCACTACCTCGCCACCTCCCTGGAGCACTTCGGCAACCAGACCCACGGCTCCCCCGAGCTGAAGGAATTGCTCGGTCACGATGTGGAAGACGTCTACCGCGTCGCCGTCGCCGCCGTCGCCACGGACGTCCAGTTCCGGGCCGAGCGCCGCACCGTCTGGCCTCGCATCGACGGCTTCGAGAACGCCATCGTCGACGGCCCCACGAACAGCGAGTACGCGCAGATCGACGAGCACGGGCGCTACGCCCTCAAGCTCCAGTTCGACGAGAGCGCCAACGACCGCGGCAAGGCCACCACCTGGGTGCGCATGCTCCAGCCCCACGGCGGTTCCGTCGAGGGCTGGCACTTCCCCCTCCGGAACGGCACCGAGGTCGTCTGCATCTTCCTCGGCGGCGATCCCGATCGCCCCGTCATCGCCGGCGTCGCGCCGAACGCCACCACCCCGAGCCCGGTCACCTCGGGCAACAACACCCAGAACGTCATCCAGACCGGCGGCAGCAACCGCATCCAGATGGAGGACCGGGCCGGCTCCCAGCAGATCATCACCACCACGCCGACCCAGAACACCCAGCTCAGCATGGGCGCGCCGCACAAGGGCCACAACGTCGCCCTCATGACCGACGGCAGCAGCTTCCACCACTCGGGCCAGCACCTCAACGTCGAGGTCGGCGACTACAAGACCGAGGTCGTCCAGGGCGCGGTCACCGAGGTCTACAACGACACCGTCACCGAGGTGTTCCAGGGCCCCTACGGGACGACGGTCACCCTCGACGTCACCGAGACCTACCTCGCCAACAAGACCGAGTCGGTCCCGAGCGGCCACGTCGAGGAGTTCTACCAGTCGCAGACCACGACCGTCACCAACCTGCGCAAATCCGAGTACGGCACGCAGGACACCCATGTGAAGGGCACCGTCGACGAGGTCTACGACGGCACGCACACCACCACCGTCACCGCGGGCGGACGTACGGAGACCGTCACCGGCCTCTACTCGGTCACCGCGAACGACGGCATGGAGGTCACCGTGAGCGGCGGCCTCACCAACCACACGCTCAATGATGGCCTCGAGGTCAACGTCACCGGCAACGCCGTGCAGACCGCGGACGACACCTGGACGGTGCGTGGCTCGAACGCGACGCGCATCGAGGGCACGAAGGCGGTGGTGATCACCGGCTCGGACACGGTGACCATCGGCGAGAAGGCGATCACCGTGAACGGCTCGGAGGTCATCAGCCTCAACAGCGCGAAGATCGAGATCCTGGGAGGCGACATCACCATCTCGGGTGGCGCGGTGACCATCACCGGCAGCGCAGCGACCAAGGTCGAAGGAGCCCCCGTCGACATCACCGCGCAAGGCAACGTCACCGTCACCGGCGGCCTGGTGAAGCTGAACTGCTGA
- a CDS encoding DUF2169 family type VI secretion system accessory protein — translation MDFVNHTKFPASVFRMAFGEDKVAASLLTRVTYGLDGTKFIPSAEQPWIVSSAPWRGPQGPMDSDLVFIKGGVDLFVFGHAYALRGKPTPQMDVEVAVDDWKSTVKVFGERVWWKPMGTLVPTNPIPFTIMPLQPAYAFGGKDTWDEREIAWPDNPEGKGFYLEAASAVDRPLPNLENPDERIQRWDDRPEPAGTTPIAITTSMRMKRGASFDERGQVTELRPVLYNAAYPRLVAPRLKPGQTVRLTGVHPSGPLSFQLPDARLFARVRFGDDVREVPLAIDQIGFELEAKRAFIAYRYPFRYTIHALQRRACELFERP, via the coding sequence ATGGATTTCGTCAACCACACGAAGTTCCCCGCCAGCGTCTTTCGCATGGCCTTCGGCGAGGACAAGGTGGCTGCCTCGCTGCTCACCCGGGTGACCTACGGCCTCGACGGCACCAAGTTCATCCCCAGCGCCGAGCAGCCCTGGATCGTGTCCTCCGCCCCCTGGCGCGGCCCCCAGGGCCCCATGGACAGCGATCTCGTCTTCATCAAGGGCGGCGTCGACCTCTTCGTCTTCGGCCACGCCTACGCCCTGCGCGGCAAGCCGACCCCGCAGATGGACGTCGAGGTCGCCGTCGACGACTGGAAGAGCACGGTGAAGGTCTTCGGCGAGCGCGTCTGGTGGAAACCCATGGGCACCCTCGTGCCCACGAACCCCATCCCCTTCACCATCATGCCCCTCCAGCCCGCCTACGCCTTCGGCGGCAAGGACACCTGGGACGAGCGCGAGATCGCCTGGCCCGACAACCCCGAGGGCAAGGGCTTCTACCTGGAGGCCGCGAGCGCCGTCGACCGACCGCTCCCCAACCTGGAGAACCCTGACGAGCGCATCCAGCGCTGGGACGACCGCCCCGAGCCCGCCGGAACGACCCCGATTGCCATCACCACGAGCATGCGCATGAAGCGCGGCGCCTCGTTCGACGAGCGAGGCCAGGTCACCGAACTCCGCCCGGTGCTCTACAACGCTGCCTACCCACGCCTGGTCGCGCCCCGCCTGAAGCCTGGCCAGACCGTGCGCCTCACCGGCGTGCACCCCTCGGGCCCCTTGAGCTTCCAGCTCCCCGACGCGCGCCTCTTCGCGCGCGTCCGCTTCGGCGACGACGTCCGCGAGGTCCCGCTGGCCATCGACCAGATCGGCTTCGAACTCGAAGCGAAGCGCGCCTTCATCGCCTACCGCTACCCGTTCCGTTACACGATCCACGCCCTGCAACGCAGAGCCTGCGAACTCTTCGAGAGGCCCTGA
- a CDS encoding DUF2169 family type VI secretion system accessory protein, which produces MTTITSPSPTTLQISATDPEGRWILSVLTKRTYTIEPSGRCVLADEQLPLQGDIETHADDTNLLAHDTDLYPIKPLTDVVVLGRAHAARPQTQLDVRVRVGRALKTILVVGDRRCTLSPTGQLVFSDPLPFETMPLRFDRAYGGRDRGAEALHGNPFTLLAPYVNGGFSTDNQSPYLYPKNPCGRGYLIEATPAAVELVELPNLEDPLDRLSPDRLLVGNDAHWPWMPMPQALGWVSLGWFPRFAFSGIRQDFEPRPEPIPEIARGLVPATLLDPGSQQEKASHRFANGAPLGLQLPFLKADEEIELHHLHPQHATWKIKLPNERPRIATDGRKGKFNETTPVIHTVLIEPELSRLSVVWRGAAPALRPYMEDELGSMPLRVVW; this is translated from the coding sequence ATGACCACGATCACCTCCCCGTCGCCGACCACGCTCCAGATCTCCGCCACCGACCCTGAAGGTCGCTGGATCCTCTCGGTCCTCACCAAGCGCACGTACACCATCGAGCCCAGCGGCCGGTGCGTGCTCGCCGACGAGCAGCTCCCCCTCCAGGGCGACATCGAGACCCACGCCGACGACACCAACCTGCTCGCGCACGACACCGACCTCTACCCCATCAAGCCCCTCACCGACGTCGTCGTCCTCGGCCGCGCCCACGCCGCGCGACCGCAGACCCAGCTCGACGTCCGCGTCCGCGTCGGTCGCGCCCTCAAGACCATCCTCGTCGTCGGCGACCGCCGCTGCACCCTCTCCCCCACCGGCCAGCTCGTCTTCTCCGACCCCCTCCCCTTCGAGACCATGCCCCTGCGCTTCGACCGCGCCTACGGCGGCCGGGATCGCGGCGCCGAAGCCCTCCATGGCAACCCGTTCACCCTCCTCGCCCCGTACGTGAACGGCGGCTTCAGCACCGACAACCAGAGCCCCTACCTCTACCCCAAGAACCCGTGCGGCCGTGGCTACCTCATCGAAGCCACCCCGGCCGCCGTCGAGCTGGTCGAGCTACCCAACCTCGAAGACCCCCTCGACCGCCTCTCCCCCGACCGCCTCCTCGTCGGCAACGACGCCCACTGGCCCTGGATGCCCATGCCCCAGGCCCTCGGCTGGGTCAGTCTCGGCTGGTTCCCTCGCTTCGCCTTCAGCGGCATCCGCCAGGACTTCGAACCGCGCCCCGAGCCCATCCCCGAGATCGCACGCGGCCTCGTCCCCGCCACCCTCCTCGACCCGGGCTCCCAGCAAGAGAAGGCCAGCCACCGCTTCGCCAACGGCGCCCCCCTCGGACTCCAGCTCCCCTTCCTGAAGGCCGACGAGGAGATCGAGCTCCATCACCTCCACCCCCAGCACGCCACCTGGAAGATCAAGCTCCCGAACGAGCGCCCCCGCATCGCGACCGACGGCCGCAAAGGCAAGTTCAACGAGACCACCCCCGTGATCCACACGGTGCTCATCGAGCCGGAGCTGTCACGCCTCAGCGTCGTCTGGCGCGGCGCTGCCCCGGCACTCCGCCCCTACATGGAAGACGAACTCGGTTCCATGCCCCTGCGCGTCGTCTGGTGA